One Pecten maximus chromosome 16, xPecMax1.1, whole genome shotgun sequence DNA window includes the following coding sequences:
- the LOC117345239 gene encoding uncharacterized protein LOC117345239, translating to MPHHCCVPHCTNNSKTKDGYSFHTFPKDPSVAKKWVIAIRRDQGADFDINKETRVCSVHFNADSYHPTTAIHVRKRLRGTAVPSVFQWTVQKPVRRKLSLLMKSPNCGNVESNNTSFPEKHVLESCNNDCDEPLLVDQPFSSEDSLTNVDWAESPDKSKLKETNSVLLHIRNKEKFSILRFCNSDSDIRYYTGFSSYLALHCFFTFLQPACSFLYYVGTDNTSEGTPYIFLNKRGKSRSLSPMEELFVTLVRLRKGLPEKHLGDLYNLSEGHVSKILNTWIAFLDNRLSSLPIWPQRDHVNNTMPAIFKTYFSSTRTIIDCTEIFIEHPSASECQRETFSSYKHHNTAKGLIAIAPSGQITFISPLYSGRCSDKKIIRHCGLLDLIEEGDGVMVDRGFDITTDLENRGAHLIMPAFLSGKDQFTPDQLSQSREIATVRVHVERAVRKIKEFEILRHTVPITLCPMLEKIWNICGHLANFSGSGTLFRQPKDVSTCKE from the coding sequence ATGCCTCATCACTGCTGTGTGCCACATTGTACAAATAATTCCAAGACAAAAGATGGTTACTCTTTTCATACATTCCCTAAAGACCCTTCAGTGGCAAAAAAGTGGGTGATTGCTATACGCAGAGATCAAGGTGCAGATTTTGATATCAACAAAGAGACAAGAGTATGCTCCGTTCACTTTAACGCAGACTCTTACCATCCTACCACTGCTATTCATGTTCGAAAACGTTTGCGAGGGACTGCTGTACCATCAGTATTTCAATGGACTGTACAGAAACCCGTCAGAAGGAAACTCAGCCTTCTCATGAAAAGTCCAAATTGTGGAAATGTAGAATCCAACAATACAAGTTTCCCagaaaaacatgttttggaAAGCTGTAATAATGATTGTGATGAGCCTTTGCTTGTAGACCAGCCTTTTAGTAGTGAGGATAGTTTAACAAATGTGGATTGGGCTGAATCTCCAGACAAGAGTAAATTAAAAGAAACCAACAGTGTTCTACTTCACATTAGGAACAAAGAGAAGTTTTCAATTCTACGGTTTTGTAATTCCGATTCTGATATCAGATATTACACAGGATTTTCATCATACCTAGCCTTACACTGTTTCTTCACATTCTTACAACCGGCTTGTAGCTTTTTGTACTATGTAGGGACAGACAACACATCTGAAGGGACACCTTACATATTTCTCAACAAACGTGGAAAGTCCAGATCCTTGTCGCCTATGGAAGAGTTATTTGTAACTCTTGTTCGTCTTCGGAAAGGTTTACCAGAAAAACATTTAGGTGACCTGTATAACCTTTCTGAGGGACATGTGTCAAAAATACTCAACACTTGGATTGCTTTTCTTGACAACAGACTGTCTTCGCTACCAATTTGGCCACAAAGAGATCATGTGAATAACACCATGCCAGCAATTTTCAAGACATATTTTTCCTCTACTCGAACCATAATTGACTGCACAGAAATATTCATAGAACACCCATCTGCCTCGGAGTGTCAGCGGGAGACATTTTCCTCGTACAAACATCACAACACTGCAAAGGGTCTCATTGCCATCGCACCAAGTGGCCAAATCACATTTATTTCTCCGCTCTACTCTGGGCGATGTTCAGACAAGAAAATAATTCGCCATTGTGGATTGTTGGACCTGATAGAGGAAGGAGATGGTGTCATGGTTGATCGCGGCTTTGACATTACAACAGATCTTGAAAACAGGGGTGCTCATCTTATAATGCCTGCCTTTTTAAGTGGAAAAGACCAATTCACTCCTGATCAGTTATCTCAATCCAGAGAAATAGCAACAGTGCGCGTCCATGTTGAGAGGGCTGTGAGGAAGatcaaagaatttgaaattctGAGACACACAGTTCCCATCACATTGTGTCCTATGCTTGAAAAGATATGGAATATTTGTGGACATTTGGCTAATTTCTCAGGGAGTGGAACATTGTTTAGACAACCCAAAGATGTCTCCACTTGTAAAGAATAA
- the LOC117345238 gene encoding uncharacterized protein LOC117345238 codes for MSRKRNHEEMNQSASTDRTLHCVCKTPEDPEKIMVRCDLCDDWFHPSCVNLDEEEAKNIAKWFCPGCCELMKINPLISKKGLLSFQGRVAPTTGWGEDFPIEDIDESVLDFVKTKRHRVEGWTLFREGKITGLSSTTTGNLIYFRGQCQAAMKQKTYNIYMCLKHGGTKLKWGTCSCPAGIDGQCKHLVATLFCLIDFHRQDVKTMPDVKTCTDKLQLWHVRKPTSDEPLLFRDINFVKHDPFKTVKKDLCAAAATHNPVPEFARSVTGNDLTKLVNLFDASGLNLPVLDTIRENNFKPVACRQRCDVNLDADLFEMVDNTSFSEIELPQALKSDIQQHYLVNVSVDTQRAKFIEKNTRLQSKTSFWFNERQYRITASNFGVFCRLKNTTDPVNTFQQKKKFFTSKSVRHGINYEAQALALYQKEKPCASSPVGLVVNPKLPHLGVTPDRLVKVNNEIRLVEIKCPYSVFKKKTSILSQMKEKNFYLEKNPTTGEIQLKKSHDYFYQVQGQLNLCGIEKCDFVVFVPPEDIAIVEIHRDSEFFCSNMLPKLNSIYFSHLLPHFVDCLRTKDQ; via the coding sequence ATGTCTCGAAAAAGAAATCATGAGGAGATGAACCAGTCTGCATCTACTGACCGTACACTGCACTGTGTTTGCAAGACCCCAGAAGATCCAGAAAAAATAATGGTTAGATGTGATCTCTGTGATGATTGGTTCCATCCATCTTGTGTTAATCTTGATGAAGAAGAAGCTAAGAACATTGCAAAATGGTTTTGTCCTGGCTGCTGTGAACTAATGAAAATAAACcctttaatttcaaaaaaaggACTCCTTAGTTTTCAAGGACGCGTGGCACCAACGACAGGATGGGGTGAAGATTTCCCTATTGAGGACATCGATGAAAGTGTTCTTGACTTTGTGAAAACAAAACGCCACAGGGTTGAAGGCTGGACACTATTCCGAGAGGGAAAAATAACAGGTTTGAGCAGTACCACAACTGGAAACTTGATATATTTCAGAGGTCAATGCCAAGCTGCAATGAAGCAGAAAacttataacatatacatgtgcCTGAAACATGGAGGAACAAAATTAAAGTGGGGGACATGCTCATGTCCAGCAGGAATAGATGGGCAATGTAAGCACCTTGTAGCCACATTGTTCTGTCTTATTGACTTTCACCGCCAGGATGTAAAAACAATGCCCGATGTGAAAACATGCACAGACAAGTTGCAATTGTGGCATGTTAGAAAACCAACGTCTGATGAGCCTCTTCTGTTCAGAGACATCAACTTTGTCAAACATGATCCGTTTAAGACCGTGAAGAAGGATTTGTGTGCAGCTGCAGCTACTCATAACCCTGTGCCCGAGTTTGCCAGATCTGTTACAGGTAATGATCTAACCAAACTTGTTAACCTGTTTGATGCATCAGGTTTAAACCTTCCAGTGTTGGACACCATTCGAGAAAACAATTTCAAACCTGTGGCATGTAGGCAACGCTGTGATGTAAACCTAGACGCAGATTTGTTTGAGATGGTTGACAATACTAGCTTCAGTGAAATAGAATTGCCACAGGCACTCAAATCAGACATCCAGCAACATTACCTAGTTAATGTGAGTGTAGACACCCAAAGAGCCAAGTTCATAGAGAAAAATACAAGGCTACAGAGCAAGACTTCATTCTGGTTTAATGAGAGACAATACCGTATTACTGCATCTAACTTTGGTGTTTTTTGTCGCCTGAAAAATACAACAGACCCTGTGAATACGTTTCAACAAAAGAAGAAGTTTTTCACGTCAAAAAGTGTCCGTCACGGTATCAATTATGAAGCTCAAGCCTTGGCTTTGTATCAAAAGGAAAAACCATGTGCTAGTTCACCAGTTGGTCTTGTTGTAAACCCCAAACTACCCCATCTTGGAGTGACACCTGATAGACTAGTAAAAGTCAACAATGAGATTAGACTGGTGGAAATCAAATGTCCATACTCTGTATTCAAGAAGAAGACAAGTATATTATCACAAATGAAGGAGAAAAActtttatttggaaaaaaacccGACAACTGGTGAAATCCAACTCAAAAAATCCCACGACTACTTTTATCAAGTGCAAGGACAACTGAATTTGTGTGGAATAGAGAAGTGTGACTTTGTAGTATTCGTTCCTCCGGAAGACATTGCCATAGTAGAGATACATCGTGATTCAGAGTTTTTCTGTTCTAATATGTTGCCTAAACTCAACAGTATCTATTTCAGCCATTTGCTCCCACATTTTGTTGATTGTCTCCGCACAAAAGATCAGTGA